In Aythya fuligula isolate bAytFul2 chromosome 14, bAytFul2.pri, whole genome shotgun sequence, the following proteins share a genomic window:
- the MAPK9 gene encoding mitogen-activated protein kinase 9 isoform X1, with amino-acid sequence MSDSKCDSQFYSVQVADSTFTVLKRYQQLKPIGSGAQGIVCAAFDTVLGINVAVKKLSRPFQNQTHAKRAYRELVLLKCVNHKNIISLLNVFTPQKSLEEFQDVYLVMELMDANLCQVIHMELDHERMSYLLYQMLCGIKHLHSAGIIHRDLKPSNIVVKSDCTLKILDFGLARTACTNFMMTPYVVTRYYRAPEVILGMGYKENVDIWSVGCIMGELVKGCVIFQGTDHIDQWNKVIEQLGTPSADFMKKLQPTVRNYVENRPKYPGIKFEELFPDWIFPSESDRDKLKTSQARDLLSKMLVVDPDKRISVDEALRHPYITVWYDPAEAEAPPPQIYDAQLEEREHAIEEWKELIYKEVMDWEERSKNGVVKDQPSDFIMFGLLSTDAAVNSNTSPSQSSSINDISSMSTEQTLASDTDSSLDALTGPLEGCR; translated from the exons ATGAGTGACAGTAAATGTGATAGTCAGTTTTACAGTGTTCAAGTTGCAGATTCAACGTTCACTGTACTAAAACGTTATCAGCAATTGAAGCCCATAGGATCAGGGGCACAGGGCATTGTTTG TGCTGCATTTGATACAGTCCTTGGAATAAATGTTGCTGTAAAGAAGTTGAGTCGTCCTTTTCAGAATCAAACCCATGCAAAAAGAGCTTACAGAGAgcttgttcttttaaaatgtgtcaaCCACAAAAAT aTAATTAgtttattaaatgtatttacacCACAGAAATCACTAGAAGAATTTCAGGATGT ATACTTGGTTATGGAGCTGATGGATGCCAATTTGTGCCAAGTTATTCATATGGAATTGGATCATGAAAGAATGTCCTATCTTCTTTACCAGATGCTGTGTGGTATCAAACATCTTCACTCAGCTGGTATCATCCACAGA GATTTGAAACCCAGCAACATAGTAGTAAAATCAGATTGTACGCTCAAAATCCTTGATTTTGGACTGGCGAGAACAGCGTGTACTAATTTTATGATGACTCCATATGTAGTAACACGGTATTACAGAGCACCAGAGGTTATCCTTGGAATGGGCTATAAAGAAAATG ttGATATCTGGTCAGTTGGGTGCATCATGGGAGAATTGGTGAAAGGTTGTGTGATTTTCCAAGGCACTGATC ATATTGATCAGTGGAATAAAGTTATTGAACAATTAGGAACGCCGTCAGCGGACTTCATGAAGAAACTACAGCCTACAGTGAGGAATTATGTAGAAAACAGGCCCAAATATCCTGGTATTAAATTTGAAGAGCTCTTCCCAGACTGGATATTTCCATCAGAATCTGATCGTGACAAGTTAAAAA CCAGCCAAGCTAGAGATTTATTATCAAAAATGCTTGTAGTAGATCCAGACAAGAGAATTTCTGTAGATGAAGCCTTACGTCATCCTTATATTACTGTCTGGTATGACCCAGCTGAAGCAGAAGCT cCTCCACCCCAAATCTATGATGCACAATTGGAAGAAAGAGAACATGCAATTGAAGAATGGAAAG AGTTAATATACAAAGAAGTAATGGATTGGGAAGAAAGGAGCAAGAATGGTGTGGTAAAAGATCAGCCCTCAG ATTTTATTATGTTTGGTTTACTTAGCACAGATGCAGCAGTGAATAGCAACACCAGTCCTTCCCAGTCATCATCTATCAATGACATTTCATCCATGTCAACAGAGCAAACATTGGCTTCAGATACAGACAGCAGCCTCGATGCCTTGACAGGACCCCTTGAAGGATGCCGATGA
- the MAPK9 gene encoding mitogen-activated protein kinase 9 isoform X5, translating to MSDSKCDSQFYSVQVADSTFTVLKRYQQLKPIGSGAQGIVCAAFDTVLGINVAVKKLSRPFQNQTHAKRAYRELVLLKCVNHKNIISLLNVFTPQKSLEEFQDVYLVMELMDANLCQVIHMELDHERMSYLLYQMLCGIKHLHSAGIIHRDLKPSNIVVKSDCTLKILDFGLARTACTNFMMTPYVVTRYYRAPEVILGMGYKENVDIWSVGCIMGELVKGCVIFQGTDHIDQWNKVIEQLGTPSADFMKKLQPTVRNYVENRPKYPGIKFEELFPDWIFPSESDRDKLKTSQARDLLSKMLVVDPDKRISVDEALRHPYITVWYDPAEAEAPPPQIYDAQLEEREHAIEEWKELIYKEVMDWEERSKNGVVKDQPSEQTLASDTDSSLDALTGPLEGCR from the exons ATGAGTGACAGTAAATGTGATAGTCAGTTTTACAGTGTTCAAGTTGCAGATTCAACGTTCACTGTACTAAAACGTTATCAGCAATTGAAGCCCATAGGATCAGGGGCACAGGGCATTGTTTG TGCTGCATTTGATACAGTCCTTGGAATAAATGTTGCTGTAAAGAAGTTGAGTCGTCCTTTTCAGAATCAAACCCATGCAAAAAGAGCTTACAGAGAgcttgttcttttaaaatgtgtcaaCCACAAAAAT aTAATTAgtttattaaatgtatttacacCACAGAAATCACTAGAAGAATTTCAGGATGT ATACTTGGTTATGGAGCTGATGGATGCCAATTTGTGCCAAGTTATTCATATGGAATTGGATCATGAAAGAATGTCCTATCTTCTTTACCAGATGCTGTGTGGTATCAAACATCTTCACTCAGCTGGTATCATCCACAGA GATTTGAAACCCAGCAACATAGTAGTAAAATCAGATTGTACGCTCAAAATCCTTGATTTTGGACTGGCGAGAACAGCGTGTACTAATTTTATGATGACTCCATATGTAGTAACACGGTATTACAGAGCACCAGAGGTTATCCTTGGAATGGGCTATAAAGAAAATG ttGATATCTGGTCAGTTGGGTGCATCATGGGAGAATTGGTGAAAGGTTGTGTGATTTTCCAAGGCACTGATC ATATTGATCAGTGGAATAAAGTTATTGAACAATTAGGAACGCCGTCAGCGGACTTCATGAAGAAACTACAGCCTACAGTGAGGAATTATGTAGAAAACAGGCCCAAATATCCTGGTATTAAATTTGAAGAGCTCTTCCCAGACTGGATATTTCCATCAGAATCTGATCGTGACAAGTTAAAAA CCAGCCAAGCTAGAGATTTATTATCAAAAATGCTTGTAGTAGATCCAGACAAGAGAATTTCTGTAGATGAAGCCTTACGTCATCCTTATATTACTGTCTGGTATGACCCAGCTGAAGCAGAAGCT cCTCCACCCCAAATCTATGATGCACAATTGGAAGAAAGAGAACATGCAATTGAAGAATGGAAAG AGTTAATATACAAAGAAGTAATGGATTGGGAAGAAAGGAGCAAGAATGGTGTGGTAAAAGATCAGCCCTCAG AGCAAACATTGGCTTCAGATACAGACAGCAGCCTCGATGCCTTGACAGGACCCCTTGAAGGATGCCGATGA
- the MAPK9 gene encoding mitogen-activated protein kinase 9 isoform X6: MSDSKCDSQFYSVQVADSTFTVLKRYQQLKPIGSGAQGIVCAAFDTVLGINVAVKKLSRPFQNQTHAKRAYRELVLLKCVNHKNIISLLNVFTPQKSLEEFQDVYLVMELMDANLCQVIHMELDHERMSYLLYQMLCGIKHLHSAGIIHRDLKPSNIVVKSDCTLKILDFGLARTACTNFMMTPYVVTRYYRAPEVILGMGYKENVDIWSVGCIMGELVKGCVIFQGTDHIDQWNKVIEQLGTPSADFMKKLQPTVRNYVENRPKYPGIKFEELFPDWIFPSESDRDKLKTSQARDLLSKMLVVDPDKRISVDEALRHPYITVWYDPAEAEAPPPQIYDAQLEEREHAIEEWKELIYKEVMDWEERSKNGVVKDQPSAQMQQ; encoded by the exons ATGAGTGACAGTAAATGTGATAGTCAGTTTTACAGTGTTCAAGTTGCAGATTCAACGTTCACTGTACTAAAACGTTATCAGCAATTGAAGCCCATAGGATCAGGGGCACAGGGCATTGTTTG TGCTGCATTTGATACAGTCCTTGGAATAAATGTTGCTGTAAAGAAGTTGAGTCGTCCTTTTCAGAATCAAACCCATGCAAAAAGAGCTTACAGAGAgcttgttcttttaaaatgtgtcaaCCACAAAAAT aTAATTAgtttattaaatgtatttacacCACAGAAATCACTAGAAGAATTTCAGGATGT ATACTTGGTTATGGAGCTGATGGATGCCAATTTGTGCCAAGTTATTCATATGGAATTGGATCATGAAAGAATGTCCTATCTTCTTTACCAGATGCTGTGTGGTATCAAACATCTTCACTCAGCTGGTATCATCCACAGA GATTTGAAACCCAGCAACATAGTAGTAAAATCAGATTGTACGCTCAAAATCCTTGATTTTGGACTGGCGAGAACAGCGTGTACTAATTTTATGATGACTCCATATGTAGTAACACGGTATTACAGAGCACCAGAGGTTATCCTTGGAATGGGCTATAAAGAAAATG ttGATATCTGGTCAGTTGGGTGCATCATGGGAGAATTGGTGAAAGGTTGTGTGATTTTCCAAGGCACTGATC ATATTGATCAGTGGAATAAAGTTATTGAACAATTAGGAACGCCGTCAGCGGACTTCATGAAGAAACTACAGCCTACAGTGAGGAATTATGTAGAAAACAGGCCCAAATATCCTGGTATTAAATTTGAAGAGCTCTTCCCAGACTGGATATTTCCATCAGAATCTGATCGTGACAAGTTAAAAA CCAGCCAAGCTAGAGATTTATTATCAAAAATGCTTGTAGTAGATCCAGACAAGAGAATTTCTGTAGATGAAGCCTTACGTCATCCTTATATTACTGTCTGGTATGACCCAGCTGAAGCAGAAGCT cCTCCACCCCAAATCTATGATGCACAATTGGAAGAAAGAGAACATGCAATTGAAGAATGGAAAG AGTTAATATACAAAGAAGTAATGGATTGGGAAGAAAGGAGCAAGAATGGTGTGGTAAAAGATCAGCCCTCAG CACAGATGCAGCAGTGA
- the MAPK9 gene encoding mitogen-activated protein kinase 9 isoform X3, translating into MSDSKCDSQFYSVQVADSTFTVLKRYQQLKPIGSGAQGIVCAAFDTVLGINVAVKKLSRPFQNQTHAKRAYRELVLLKCVNHKNIISLLNVFTPQKSLEEFQDVYLVMELMDANLCQVIHMELDHERMSYLLYQMLCGIKHLHSAGIIHRDLKPSNIVVKSDCTLKILDFGLARTACTNFMMTPYVVTRYYRAPEVILGMGYKENVDIWSVGCIMGELVKGCVIFQGTDHIDQWNKVIEQLGTPSADFMKKLQPTVRNYVENRPKYPGIKFEELFPDWIFPSESDRDKLKTSQARDLLSKMLVVDPDKRISVDEALRHPYITVWYDPAEAEAPPPQIYDAQLEEREHAIEEWKELIYKEVMDWEERSKNGVVKDQPSDAAVNSNTSPSQSSSINDISSMSTEQTLASDTDSSLDALTGPLEGCR; encoded by the exons ATGAGTGACAGTAAATGTGATAGTCAGTTTTACAGTGTTCAAGTTGCAGATTCAACGTTCACTGTACTAAAACGTTATCAGCAATTGAAGCCCATAGGATCAGGGGCACAGGGCATTGTTTG TGCTGCATTTGATACAGTCCTTGGAATAAATGTTGCTGTAAAGAAGTTGAGTCGTCCTTTTCAGAATCAAACCCATGCAAAAAGAGCTTACAGAGAgcttgttcttttaaaatgtgtcaaCCACAAAAAT aTAATTAgtttattaaatgtatttacacCACAGAAATCACTAGAAGAATTTCAGGATGT ATACTTGGTTATGGAGCTGATGGATGCCAATTTGTGCCAAGTTATTCATATGGAATTGGATCATGAAAGAATGTCCTATCTTCTTTACCAGATGCTGTGTGGTATCAAACATCTTCACTCAGCTGGTATCATCCACAGA GATTTGAAACCCAGCAACATAGTAGTAAAATCAGATTGTACGCTCAAAATCCTTGATTTTGGACTGGCGAGAACAGCGTGTACTAATTTTATGATGACTCCATATGTAGTAACACGGTATTACAGAGCACCAGAGGTTATCCTTGGAATGGGCTATAAAGAAAATG ttGATATCTGGTCAGTTGGGTGCATCATGGGAGAATTGGTGAAAGGTTGTGTGATTTTCCAAGGCACTGATC ATATTGATCAGTGGAATAAAGTTATTGAACAATTAGGAACGCCGTCAGCGGACTTCATGAAGAAACTACAGCCTACAGTGAGGAATTATGTAGAAAACAGGCCCAAATATCCTGGTATTAAATTTGAAGAGCTCTTCCCAGACTGGATATTTCCATCAGAATCTGATCGTGACAAGTTAAAAA CCAGCCAAGCTAGAGATTTATTATCAAAAATGCTTGTAGTAGATCCAGACAAGAGAATTTCTGTAGATGAAGCCTTACGTCATCCTTATATTACTGTCTGGTATGACCCAGCTGAAGCAGAAGCT cCTCCACCCCAAATCTATGATGCACAATTGGAAGAAAGAGAACATGCAATTGAAGAATGGAAAG AGTTAATATACAAAGAAGTAATGGATTGGGAAGAAAGGAGCAAGAATGGTGTGGTAAAAGATCAGCCCTCAG ATGCAGCAGTGAATAGCAACACCAGTCCTTCCCAGTCATCATCTATCAATGACATTTCATCCATGTCAACAGAGCAAACATTGGCTTCAGATACAGACAGCAGCCTCGATGCCTTGACAGGACCCCTTGAAGGATGCCGATGA
- the MAPK9 gene encoding mitogen-activated protein kinase 9 isoform X4, which translates to MSDSKCDSQFYSVQVADSTFTVLKRYQQLKPIGSGAQGIVCAAFDTVLGINVAVKKLSRPFQNQTHAKRAYRELVLLKCVNHKNIISLLNVFTPQKSLEEFQDVYLVMELMDANLCQVIHMELDHERMSYLLYQMLCGIKHLHSAGIIHRDLKPSNIVVKSDCTLKILDFGLARTACTNFMMTPYVVTRYYRAPEVILGMGYKENVDIWSVGCIMAEMVLHKVLFPGRDYIDQWNKVIEQLGTPSADFMKKLQPTVRNYVENRPKYPGIKFEELFPDWIFPSESDRDKLKTSQARDLLSKMLVVDPDKRISVDEALRHPYITVWYDPAEAEAPPPQIYDAQLEEREHAIEEWKELIYKEVMDWEERSKNGVVKDQPSDAAVNSNTSPSQSSSINDISSMSTEQTLASDTDSSLDALTGPLEGCR; encoded by the exons ATGAGTGACAGTAAATGTGATAGTCAGTTTTACAGTGTTCAAGTTGCAGATTCAACGTTCACTGTACTAAAACGTTATCAGCAATTGAAGCCCATAGGATCAGGGGCACAGGGCATTGTTTG TGCTGCATTTGATACAGTCCTTGGAATAAATGTTGCTGTAAAGAAGTTGAGTCGTCCTTTTCAGAATCAAACCCATGCAAAAAGAGCTTACAGAGAgcttgttcttttaaaatgtgtcaaCCACAAAAAT aTAATTAgtttattaaatgtatttacacCACAGAAATCACTAGAAGAATTTCAGGATGT ATACTTGGTTATGGAGCTGATGGATGCCAATTTGTGCCAAGTTATTCATATGGAATTGGATCATGAAAGAATGTCCTATCTTCTTTACCAGATGCTGTGTGGTATCAAACATCTTCACTCAGCTGGTATCATCCACAGA GATTTGAAACCCAGCAACATAGTAGTAAAATCAGATTGTACGCTCAAAATCCTTGATTTTGGACTGGCGAGAACAGCGTGTACTAATTTTATGATGACTCCATATGTAGTAACACGGTATTACAGAGCACCAGAGGTTATCCTTGGAATGGGCTATAAAGAAAATG TGGATATCTGGTCTGTTGGGTGCATTATGGCAGAAATGGTCCTCCATAAGGTCCTGTTCCCAGGAAGAGATT ATATTGATCAGTGGAATAAAGTTATTGAACAATTAGGAACGCCGTCAGCGGACTTCATGAAGAAACTACAGCCTACAGTGAGGAATTATGTAGAAAACAGGCCCAAATATCCTGGTATTAAATTTGAAGAGCTCTTCCCAGACTGGATATTTCCATCAGAATCTGATCGTGACAAGTTAAAAA CCAGCCAAGCTAGAGATTTATTATCAAAAATGCTTGTAGTAGATCCAGACAAGAGAATTTCTGTAGATGAAGCCTTACGTCATCCTTATATTACTGTCTGGTATGACCCAGCTGAAGCAGAAGCT cCTCCACCCCAAATCTATGATGCACAATTGGAAGAAAGAGAACATGCAATTGAAGAATGGAAAG AGTTAATATACAAAGAAGTAATGGATTGGGAAGAAAGGAGCAAGAATGGTGTGGTAAAAGATCAGCCCTCAG ATGCAGCAGTGAATAGCAACACCAGTCCTTCCCAGTCATCATCTATCAATGACATTTCATCCATGTCAACAGAGCAAACATTGGCTTCAGATACAGACAGCAGCCTCGATGCCTTGACAGGACCCCTTGAAGGATGCCGATGA
- the MAPK9 gene encoding mitogen-activated protein kinase 9 isoform X2, whose amino-acid sequence MSDSKCDSQFYSVQVADSTFTVLKRYQQLKPIGSGAQGIVCAAFDTVLGINVAVKKLSRPFQNQTHAKRAYRELVLLKCVNHKNIISLLNVFTPQKSLEEFQDVYLVMELMDANLCQVIHMELDHERMSYLLYQMLCGIKHLHSAGIIHRDLKPSNIVVKSDCTLKILDFGLARTACTNFMMTPYVVTRYYRAPEVILGMGYKENVDIWSVGCIMAEMVLHKVLFPGRDYIDQWNKVIEQLGTPSADFMKKLQPTVRNYVENRPKYPGIKFEELFPDWIFPSESDRDKLKTSQARDLLSKMLVVDPDKRISVDEALRHPYITVWYDPAEAEAPPPQIYDAQLEEREHAIEEWKELIYKEVMDWEERSKNGVVKDQPSDFIMFGLLSTDAAVNSNTSPSQSSSINDISSMSTEQTLASDTDSSLDALTGPLEGCR is encoded by the exons ATGAGTGACAGTAAATGTGATAGTCAGTTTTACAGTGTTCAAGTTGCAGATTCAACGTTCACTGTACTAAAACGTTATCAGCAATTGAAGCCCATAGGATCAGGGGCACAGGGCATTGTTTG TGCTGCATTTGATACAGTCCTTGGAATAAATGTTGCTGTAAAGAAGTTGAGTCGTCCTTTTCAGAATCAAACCCATGCAAAAAGAGCTTACAGAGAgcttgttcttttaaaatgtgtcaaCCACAAAAAT aTAATTAgtttattaaatgtatttacacCACAGAAATCACTAGAAGAATTTCAGGATGT ATACTTGGTTATGGAGCTGATGGATGCCAATTTGTGCCAAGTTATTCATATGGAATTGGATCATGAAAGAATGTCCTATCTTCTTTACCAGATGCTGTGTGGTATCAAACATCTTCACTCAGCTGGTATCATCCACAGA GATTTGAAACCCAGCAACATAGTAGTAAAATCAGATTGTACGCTCAAAATCCTTGATTTTGGACTGGCGAGAACAGCGTGTACTAATTTTATGATGACTCCATATGTAGTAACACGGTATTACAGAGCACCAGAGGTTATCCTTGGAATGGGCTATAAAGAAAATG TGGATATCTGGTCTGTTGGGTGCATTATGGCAGAAATGGTCCTCCATAAGGTCCTGTTCCCAGGAAGAGATT ATATTGATCAGTGGAATAAAGTTATTGAACAATTAGGAACGCCGTCAGCGGACTTCATGAAGAAACTACAGCCTACAGTGAGGAATTATGTAGAAAACAGGCCCAAATATCCTGGTATTAAATTTGAAGAGCTCTTCCCAGACTGGATATTTCCATCAGAATCTGATCGTGACAAGTTAAAAA CCAGCCAAGCTAGAGATTTATTATCAAAAATGCTTGTAGTAGATCCAGACAAGAGAATTTCTGTAGATGAAGCCTTACGTCATCCTTATATTACTGTCTGGTATGACCCAGCTGAAGCAGAAGCT cCTCCACCCCAAATCTATGATGCACAATTGGAAGAAAGAGAACATGCAATTGAAGAATGGAAAG AGTTAATATACAAAGAAGTAATGGATTGGGAAGAAAGGAGCAAGAATGGTGTGGTAAAAGATCAGCCCTCAG ATTTTATTATGTTTGGTTTACTTAGCACAGATGCAGCAGTGAATAGCAACACCAGTCCTTCCCAGTCATCATCTATCAATGACATTTCATCCATGTCAACAGAGCAAACATTGGCTTCAGATACAGACAGCAGCCTCGATGCCTTGACAGGACCCCTTGAAGGATGCCGATGA